In the Nitrospirales bacterium LBB_01 genome, one interval contains:
- a CDS encoding RNA polymerase sigma factor encodes MDEDNRLIDSYLSGNEEAVESLIKKYQKEVYSLSYRVVSDMDEAKDITQKALISAVKELKNFKKTSSFKTWLYRITVNTALNHMRGNSLIKVELTETITSNEPGPVSSLIEKERERLLKSLLAALPVRQRLTVILRVYKDLSIAETAAVMGCSEGAVKAHYHSAIKKLRISIAGKDVYEN; translated from the coding sequence ATGGATGAAGACAATAGACTGATAGACTCTTATCTGAGCGGTAATGAGGAGGCAGTGGAGAGTCTTATCAAAAAGTACCAAAAGGAGGTTTATTCACTTTCTTACAGGGTGGTTAGCGATATGGATGAGGCTAAGGACATAACACAGAAGGCTCTTATCAGTGCTGTGAAAGAGCTAAAAAATTTTAAAAAGACATCGTCTTTTAAGACGTGGCTTTATAGAATAACAGTCAACACTGCCTTAAATCATATGCGCGGCAATTCTCTAATAAAAGTTGAATTAACTGAAACCATTACATCAAATGAACCAGGGCCTGTGTCCTCCCTGATAGAAAAGGAGCGAGAGAGGCTCTTAAAAAGCCTCCTCGCTGCCCTCCCAGTCAGGCAGCGCCTCACTGTTATTCTTAGGGTATATAAGGACTTAAGCATAGCAGAAACGGCTGCGGTTATGGGCTGCTCTGAGGGAGCGGTTAAAGCCCATTATCACAGCGCTATTAAAAAACTAAGAATATCAATTGCGGGGAAAGATGTTTATGAAAATTAA
- a CDS encoding TlyA family RNA methyltransferase: MKKRLDVLVVERALVSSRNEAQALIMSGAVVVNLSVVSKAGELVEETADIALKGVVCPYVSRGGLKLKHALSTFGISASGKTALDIGSSTGGFTDCLLKEGATRVYAVDVGYGQLDWKLRHDERVVVLERTNIRYLDRSSIKDTIDIVVIDVSFISLKLVMPKAVEFLTPFGTDKSPCSGQIIALIKPQFEVGKGEVEKGGIIKTKEKRDRVVADISEFVQGLNLKLNGVCESPIKGHKGNTEYLLYAAV; the protein is encoded by the coding sequence CTGAAAAAAAGACTCGATGTATTAGTCGTTGAAAGAGCCCTTGTGTCCTCACGAAATGAGGCTCAGGCACTGATAATGTCAGGGGCAGTGGTGGTTAATCTTTCGGTTGTTAGTAAAGCCGGCGAACTTGTAGAGGAAACTGCTGATATTGCTTTAAAGGGGGTTGTGTGCCCGTATGTCAGCCGAGGCGGTTTAAAACTTAAACATGCGCTTTCAACCTTTGGTATCTCTGCATCAGGCAAAACAGCCCTTGACATTGGATCCTCAACAGGGGGCTTTACCGACTGTCTTCTAAAAGAGGGGGCAACCCGTGTTTATGCTGTTGATGTTGGATATGGACAGCTTGACTGGAAACTGCGCCACGATGAACGGGTTGTCGTTTTAGAGCGAACTAATATTCGCTACTTAGACAGGAGTTCAATCAAAGATACTATTGATATTGTTGTAATTGACGTCTCCTTTATTTCACTAAAACTTGTAATGCCTAAAGCTGTGGAATTTCTAACCCCTTTCGGCACTGATAAATCACCATGTTCCGGGCAAATCATAGCGCTTATAAAGCCGCAGTTTGAGGTAGGCAAAGGAGAGGTGGAAAAAGGCGGTATTATTAAAACAAAAGAAAAGAGGGATCGCGTTGTTGCCGATATAAGTGAATTTGTTCAGGGGTTAAACTTAAAACTCAACGGCGTATGTGAAAGCCCAATAAAAGGCCATAAGGGAAATACAGAGTATCTTCTTTATGCTGCAGTTTAG
- a CDS encoding patatin-like phospholipase family protein, which translates to MGKHGYEGVGVAFQGGGSLGAYHIGAYKAMSEGGYEPDIVSGISIGAFTAAIIAGNEPGDRLKSLYGFWDSIAWPDVAAFAQTGTQLKRFHNTLSSIQGFLFGQPNFFSPRLPVPQFFPVGSKEATSYYDTEELASTLKKFVNFDRINANKTRLLLGSVRVKDSVLKYFDNKDAKDNNYKIGPEHVMASGAMPPGFPGIRVDGDLYWDGGCISNTPLEGIYKAIVDKDMLVFMIDLFNPIGKEPEDMNDVMSRYKDIQYSSRTYDHIKHINKQHNLACALSKMLKNADKLDKNTYAELQSLFRDKVFDIVHIVYDAPPFEVPTRDCEFSKSSIRERAEHGYSDMVKAFRESPWLKERLQGTHSLFSGFRGGKVYR; encoded by the coding sequence ATGGGAAAGCATGGATATGAGGGTGTAGGCGTAGCATTTCAGGGAGGGGGTTCCCTTGGGGCATACCACATAGGGGCTTATAAGGCGATGTCAGAGGGAGGATATGAGCCCGACATTGTCTCAGGTATATCAATAGGCGCCTTTACGGCGGCAATCATAGCAGGAAATGAACCCGGGGACAGGCTTAAAAGTCTGTATGGATTTTGGGATTCCATAGCATGGCCGGATGTAGCTGCTTTTGCACAAACAGGGACTCAATTAAAGAGGTTTCATAATACATTGTCTTCTATTCAGGGGTTTTTATTTGGACAGCCTAATTTTTTTTCACCACGGCTGCCTGTGCCACAGTTTTTTCCGGTAGGCTCAAAAGAAGCAACAAGTTATTACGACACTGAGGAATTGGCATCAACTCTTAAAAAATTCGTAAACTTTGACAGAATTAATGCTAATAAAACCCGGCTGCTTCTTGGCTCAGTTAGAGTAAAGGACTCGGTTCTCAAGTATTTTGATAACAAGGATGCTAAAGACAACAACTACAAAATCGGCCCCGAACACGTTATGGCAAGCGGCGCTATGCCGCCGGGGTTTCCCGGCATAAGAGTGGACGGCGACTTATATTGGGATGGCGGCTGCATCTCCAACACCCCTCTTGAGGGCATATATAAAGCCATCGTAGATAAAGACATGCTGGTCTTTATGATTGATCTATTTAACCCAATAGGGAAAGAGCCTGAGGATATGAACGACGTCATGTCCAGATACAAAGATATACAGTATTCAAGCCGCACGTATGACCATATAAAACACATTAACAAGCAGCATAATCTTGCCTGTGCACTCTCTAAAATGCTTAAAAATGCAGACAAACTTGACAAAAACACTTATGCAGAGCTTCAGTCTCTGTTTAGGGATAAGGTATTTGACATTGTGCATATTGTCTATGATGCGCCGCCATTTGAGGTGCCGACACGGGATTGTGAATTTTCAAAAAGCTCCATCCGAGAGCGTGCCGAACACGGCTATAGCGATATGGTAAAGGCTTTCAGGGAGAGTCCGTGGTTAAAAGAGCGTTTGCAGGGGACGCACTCATTGTTTTCCGGTTTCAGAGGCGGGAAAGTTTATAGATAG
- a CDS encoding 3-deoxy-D-manno-octulosonic acid transferase has translation MMFIYRLLYFAAFLLLLPYQFLKRASGLRGKWFMERAGKYGFVLKKPGSRHTAKDDVSVIDTAGKPVVWVHAVSVGETVSAVPLIKKITEEITPHVVLSTVTDTGQNTAAERLGRVGKVVYMPFDTPACVRRAIETINPDLFIVMETELWPEVFHQMSERKIPVMLLNGRISDKSFRGYKKIRFFMKEIFSKISFFGMQSEVYSERVIKLGARPDKVHTFGNFKFDVMPSKDIPDWATKMPQPLIVMGSTHEGEERLILSCYNKLKTEFATLSLIIAPRHPERFKDVERILISQHTEYQRRTKLNGTQSDVVLVDTIGELSSLYGAADIAIVGGSFLPKGGHNLLEPAFWEKPIVTGPFMDNFPMAEDFFETGAAIQADSSDLCETLRELLKNPARSAEMGRKAGELFRKNAGSIDLAVNEIKTILKNKIAYL, from the coding sequence ATGATGTTTATATATAGGCTGTTATATTTTGCAGCATTTTTACTTCTGCTTCCGTATCAGTTCCTTAAGAGAGCCTCCGGCTTAAGGGGAAAGTGGTTTATGGAGCGGGCCGGAAAATATGGCTTCGTTTTAAAAAAACCGGGCAGCAGACACACTGCCAAAGACGATGTGTCCGTGATAGATACGGCTGGTAAGCCGGTGGTGTGGGTTCATGCAGTGTCTGTAGGAGAAACGGTATCGGCAGTACCGCTTATCAAAAAAATTACAGAAGAGATAACCCCTCACGTTGTGCTTTCAACAGTAACGGATACCGGTCAGAATACTGCAGCAGAGAGGCTTGGCAGAGTTGGAAAAGTTGTGTATATGCCGTTTGACACTCCGGCATGTGTCAGACGGGCAATTGAGACTATAAATCCGGATTTGTTTATCGTGATGGAGACAGAGCTTTGGCCTGAGGTGTTTCATCAGATGTCAGAGCGCAAAATTCCTGTGATGCTTTTAAACGGCAGGATCTCTGACAAATCATTCCGAGGATACAAAAAAATCCGGTTTTTTATGAAAGAGATTTTTTCCAAAATATCCTTTTTCGGGATGCAAAGTGAAGTCTATAGCGAACGTGTGATAAAGCTTGGCGCAAGACCTGATAAGGTTCATACGTTTGGAAATTTTAAGTTTGATGTAATGCCCTCTAAAGATATTCCAGATTGGGCAACAAAGATGCCACAGCCGCTGATAGTTATGGGGAGCACACACGAGGGTGAGGAAAGGTTAATTCTCTCCTGTTACAATAAACTAAAAACTGAGTTTGCTACGCTCTCTTTGATAATAGCGCCGCGCCATCCTGAGCGTTTCAAAGACGTTGAGAGAATCTTAATATCTCAACACACCGAGTATCAGAGGCGGACAAAATTAAACGGCACTCAGTCTGACGTTGTCTTAGTGGATACGATAGGAGAGCTTTCATCGCTTTATGGAGCAGCTGATATTGCAATAGTGGGGGGTAGTTTCCTGCCTAAGGGCGGACACAATCTTTTAGAGCCTGCTTTTTGGGAAAAACCGATAGTTACAGGCCCCTTTATGGATAACTTTCCAATGGCTGAAGATTTTTTTGAAACAGGCGCCGCTATACAAGCCGACAGCTCTGACTTATGCGAAACTCTGCGTGAGCTTCTGAAAAATCCAGCAAGATCTGCCGAAATGGGTAGAAAAGCTGGAGAGCTTTTCCGAAAAAACGCAGGGTCTATAGATTTAGCCGTTAATGAGATAAAGACAATATTAAAAAACAAAATTGCCTATCTATAA
- the lpxB gene encoding lipid-A-disaccharide synthase: MPLRVMIIAGESSGELYGALLAKKLKEKWPDVFLLGVGGSKMETEGVELIAGITSAFGIFGAISSVKKLFGTYRKLTEIFKTKRVDVLVLIDFPDFNLFVAKAAKKYGIKVLYYVSPQVWAWRTGRIKKIAERSHIIAAILPFEPEMYEKEGTDCEFVGHPAMEELLQHVSDAKSLKEEFSLNPDAPVLGIFPGSRDGELKRHLPVIVDTIKAIKSAHSEFQFIIAVAPNLHIERYKALFTTLRALEVKFVAERSLDVLAVSDVALMKSGTAAFQAALMGIPLVVFYKMPAIEFRIAKIIIDVSHINLANLIMEREVVKELIQDDATPARISAEILSLYEDSAKRESMTDDFKRLRALFESKNPTDEVVKIIANLTGD, encoded by the coding sequence ATGCCTTTAAGGGTGATGATTATAGCCGGTGAGTCCTCCGGTGAGCTATACGGCGCACTGCTTGCTAAGAAGTTAAAAGAAAAATGGCCGGATGTGTTTCTTCTGGGCGTGGGCGGCAGTAAGATGGAGACTGAGGGGGTTGAACTTATTGCTGGTATAACAAGTGCGTTTGGAATATTTGGAGCAATTTCCTCGGTAAAAAAACTCTTTGGCACATACAGAAAACTCACTGAGATTTTTAAAACAAAACGTGTCGATGTATTGGTTTTGATAGATTTTCCGGATTTTAATCTTTTTGTAGCAAAGGCGGCTAAAAAGTATGGGATAAAGGTGCTTTACTACGTTAGCCCACAGGTGTGGGCATGGCGAACCGGGCGAATTAAAAAGATAGCGGAGCGTTCCCACATAATAGCGGCAATACTTCCCTTTGAGCCGGAGATGTATGAAAAAGAGGGAACTGATTGTGAGTTTGTAGGGCATCCGGCTATGGAGGAATTGCTTCAGCATGTCTCCGATGCCAAATCGCTGAAAGAGGAGTTTTCTTTAAATCCTGACGCTCCTGTGCTTGGAATTTTCCCTGGCAGCAGAGACGGTGAACTAAAGCGCCACCTGCCGGTAATTGTTGACACAATTAAGGCAATTAAGTCTGCACACTCTGAATTTCAATTTATTATAGCAGTAGCGCCAAATCTACACATAGAACGGTATAAGGCGTTATTTACAACTCTTAGAGCACTGGAGGTTAAGTTTGTGGCTGAAAGGTCGCTGGATGTTCTTGCCGTAAGCGATGTTGCTCTTATGAAATCCGGCACGGCGGCGTTTCAAGCGGCTCTAATGGGGATACCGCTTGTGGTGTTTTACAAAATGCCAGCAATTGAATTTCGCATCGCAAAAATAATAATAGACGTAAGCCACATAAATCTTGCTAACCTCATCATGGAACGCGAGGTGGTTAAGGAATTAATTCAGGACGACGCCACCCCAGCCAGAATCTCAGCAGAGATCTTGAGTCTCTATGAAGACAGCGCAAAACGAGAGTCTATGACTGATGACTTTAAAAGACTCCGAGCTTTATTTGAATCCAAAAACCCCACCGATGAGGTTGTCAAAATCATTGCCAATCTGACAGGCGACTAG
- a CDS encoding DegT/DnrJ/EryC1/StrS family aminotransferase, producing the protein MIPMLDLKKEFLEIEAEVIGKVTEILKSTRYVLGPHVEQFEKEFSQFLSSSNTNNFYSMGVASGTGALFLSLAALSIKKDDEVITTPFTFFATVESILYMGAKPVFVDIDDKTLNIDVNKIEEKITKKTRAILPVHLFGLPCDMDRVMDIANSHNLYVIEDCAQSTGALINGRRTGTFGDTGCFSFYPSKNLGCYGDGGAVVTKSDTIYERILSLRNHGSRGNYIHTEVGFNSRLDEIQAGVLLIKLARLDEKNRMRRENANLYNSLLKDVVKCPAEPDGYTHSYHQYTIRSPHRDKIKETLSNEGISSVVYYPIPMHLQEALKGQGLKRGVLPVSEQAASEVLSLPVYPEMPQVSIRKVADVIRSCL; encoded by the coding sequence ATGATACCAATGTTGGATTTGAAGAAGGAGTTTCTTGAAATAGAAGCTGAGGTCATAGGGAAAGTCACAGAAATTCTTAAAAGTACCCGATATGTGTTAGGCCCGCACGTTGAGCAATTTGAAAAAGAATTCAGTCAGTTTTTATCCAGTTCTAATACAAACAATTTCTACTCCATGGGAGTAGCCTCCGGCACAGGAGCGTTGTTTTTGTCTTTGGCGGCTCTTTCCATAAAAAAAGACGATGAGGTTATAACAACACCGTTTACGTTTTTTGCCACAGTGGAAAGCATTCTCTATATGGGGGCAAAACCCGTGTTTGTTGATATTGATGATAAAACACTAAATATAGACGTCAACAAAATTGAAGAGAAAATCACTAAGAAAACCCGCGCCATTTTGCCTGTTCACCTTTTTGGGCTGCCTTGCGATATGGACAGAGTAATGGATATTGCAAATAGCCATAATCTTTATGTGATAGAGGACTGCGCTCAATCAACCGGAGCGCTGATAAACGGCAGAAGAACCGGCACATTTGGCGATACCGGATGTTTTAGTTTTTATCCAAGCAAAAATCTTGGCTGCTACGGTGACGGCGGCGCTGTAGTGACAAAAAGCGATACGATTTATGAAAGAATCCTGAGTTTGAGAAATCACGGCTCACGCGGTAACTATATACATACTGAGGTGGGGTTTAACAGCAGACTGGATGAGATTCAAGCTGGAGTGCTGCTTATAAAATTAGCGAGGCTTGACGAAAAAAACAGAATGCGGCGGGAAAATGCCAACCTTTACAATTCACTCCTTAAAGATGTGGTAAAATGCCCAGCTGAGCCAGATGGTTACACTCACAGTTACCACCAATATACAATACGCTCTCCTCACAGGGATAAGATAAAAGAGACGCTTTCAAATGAAGGAATATCCTCAGTTGTTTACTATCCAATTCCGATGCACCTACAAGAGGCGCTCAAAGGACAGGGATTGAAACGAGGGGTTTTGCCGGTTTCTGAACAGGCGGCCTCAGAGGTACTGTCTCTTCCCGTCTATCCTGAGATGCCACAAGTGAGCATAAGAAAAGTGGCCGATGTAATCAGATCATGCCTTTAA